The Sphingomonas sp. KR3-1 genome contains a region encoding:
- the gltX gene encoding glutamate--tRNA ligase, translating into MGATSDTGAKQVVTRFAPSPTGFLHIGGARTALFNLLYAHHHCGKFLLRIEDTDRARSTEPAIAAILDGMRWLGLDWDGDEVFQFSRAARHAEVAREMLANGHAYKCFATAEELEAMRAEQKANKQPLRYDGRWRDRDEAEGGNAPFVIRLKAPREGSVTIQDHVQGAVTVNNAELDDLVLLRSDGTPTYMLAVVVDDHDMGVTHVIRGDDHLNNAFRQLPIYRAMGWDEPEYAHIPLIFNPDGTKMSKRKNAVAVDEYRDALGILPEALSNYLLRLGWGHGDDEIISREQAIEWFELAGVGRSPSRFDLKKLENLNGHYIRSASDARLADLVAPRLGFELSESQQDLLRRSMAELKPRAANLLELAEGAAFLFRTRPLELDDGAKALLEGQARGLLAQLHTALDGVESWDTEALEAAVRTVAEDAGVKLGATAQPLRAALTGRRTSPGIFDVLALLGREESLARIADQMTVPA; encoded by the coding sequence TTGGGCGCAACATCTGATACGGGTGCGAAACAGGTCGTCACGCGGTTCGCACCGTCCCCCACCGGGTTCCTGCACATCGGCGGCGCACGCACCGCGTTGTTCAACCTGCTCTATGCCCACCACCATTGCGGCAAGTTCCTGCTGCGCATCGAGGATACCGATCGCGCCCGCTCGACCGAGCCGGCGATCGCGGCGATCCTCGACGGCATGCGCTGGCTGGGCCTCGACTGGGACGGCGACGAGGTGTTCCAGTTCTCCCGCGCCGCACGCCATGCCGAGGTGGCTCGCGAGATGCTGGCGAACGGCCATGCCTACAAGTGCTTCGCCACCGCCGAGGAGCTCGAGGCGATGCGCGCCGAGCAGAAGGCGAACAAGCAGCCGCTGCGCTATGACGGCCGCTGGCGCGACCGCGATGAGGCCGAGGGCGGCAATGCGCCCTTCGTCATCCGCCTCAAGGCGCCGCGCGAAGGCAGCGTGACGATCCAGGACCATGTCCAGGGCGCAGTGACCGTGAACAATGCCGAACTCGACGATCTCGTCCTGCTCCGCTCGGACGGCACGCCGACCTATATGCTCGCAGTGGTGGTCGACGATCACGACATGGGGGTGACGCACGTCATCCGCGGCGACGATCATCTGAACAACGCGTTCCGCCAGCTGCCGATCTATCGCGCGATGGGCTGGGACGAGCCCGAATATGCGCACATCCCGCTGATCTTCAATCCGGACGGCACCAAGATGTCGAAGCGGAAGAACGCGGTGGCGGTCGACGAATATCGCGACGCGCTCGGCATCCTGCCCGAGGCGCTGTCCAACTATCTGCTGCGCCTCGGTTGGGGGCATGGCGACGACGAGATCATCAGCCGCGAACAGGCGATCGAGTGGTTCGAGCTGGCCGGCGTCGGCCGCAGCCCGTCGCGCTTCGACCTGAAGAAGCTCGAGAACCTGAACGGCCATTATATCCGTTCGGCAAGCGATGCGCGCCTGGCCGATCTGGTCGCGCCGCGACTCGGTTTCGAACTTTCGGAATCGCAGCAGGATCTTTTGCGTCGCAGCATGGCAGAATTGAAACCTCGCGCCGCAAATCTCCTAGAATTGGCAGAGGGCGCGGCGTTTCTGTTTCGCACTCGCCCACTGGAATTGGACGACGGCGCCAAGGCTCTGCTAGAGGGCCAGGCGCGGGGCCTCCTCGCTCAGTTGCACACCGCACTTGACGGTGTGGAAAGCTGGGATACGGAGGCGCTCGAAGCGGCGGTACGCACCGTCGCGGAAGATGCGGGTGTCAAGCTCGGTGCGACTGCGCAGCCTCTGCGCGCCGCGCTCACCGGGCGCCGGACCTCGCCGGGCATCTTCGACGTTCTGGCGCTGCTGGGACGCGAGGAGAGCCTGGCCCGTATCGCTGACCAGATGACCGTGCCGGCCTGA
- a CDS encoding citrate synthase, translated as MSDTAKLQVPGKDVEYPVLSGSVGPDVIDIRKLYGQTGMFTYDPGFTSTASCESGLTYIDGDEGVLLHRGYPIGQLAEQSSFMEVAYLLLNGELPNQDELTGFENTITRHTMLHEQLATFYRGFRRDAHPMAVMCGVAGALSAFYHDSTDITDPQQRMIASHRLIAKMPTIAAMAYKYSVGQPFLYPDNKLSYTGNFLRMTFGVPAEEYVVNPVIEKAMDRIFILHADHEQNASTSTVRLAGSSGANPFACIAAGIACLWGPAHGGANEAALNMLREIGRPERIPEYIARAKDKNDPFRLMGFGHRVYKNYDPRATVMQKTVREVFDALKVNDPVFDVALQLEEMALNDPYFIEKKLFPNVDFYSGVILSAIGFPTTMFTALFALARTVGWVAQWNEMISDPEQKIGRPRQLYTGPVQRDYVPVGKR; from the coding sequence ATGAGCGACACCGCGAAGCTGCAGGTTCCGGGGAAGGATGTTGAATATCCGGTCCTTTCGGGCAGCGTCGGACCGGACGTCATCGACATCCGCAAGCTCTACGGCCAGACGGGCATGTTCACCTATGACCCCGGCTTCACGTCGACCGCGTCGTGCGAATCGGGCCTGACCTATATCGATGGCGACGAGGGCGTGCTGCTCCACCGCGGCTATCCGATCGGCCAGCTCGCCGAGCAGTCGAGCTTCATGGAAGTCGCTTACCTCCTGCTCAACGGCGAGCTGCCGAACCAGGACGAGCTGACCGGCTTCGAGAACACGATCACGCGCCACACCATGCTGCACGAGCAGCTGGCGACCTTCTATCGCGGCTTCCGCCGTGACGCGCACCCGATGGCGGTGATGTGCGGCGTCGCCGGCGCGCTTTCGGCCTTCTATCACGACTCGACCGACATCACCGATCCGCAGCAGCGCATGATCGCGTCGCACCGCCTGATCGCCAAGATGCCGACGATCGCGGCGATGGCCTACAAGTACAGCGTCGGCCAGCCCTTCCTCTATCCGGACAACAAGCTCAGCTACACCGGCAACTTCCTGCGCATGACCTTCGGCGTGCCGGCGGAAGAATATGTGGTGAACCCGGTGATCGAGAAGGCGATGGACCGGATCTTCATCCTCCATGCCGATCACGAGCAGAACGCCTCGACCTCGACCGTGCGCCTCGCCGGTTCGTCGGGCGCGAACCCGTTCGCCTGCATCGCGGCCGGCATCGCCTGCCTGTGGGGCCCGGCGCATGGCGGCGCCAACGAGGCGGCGCTCAACATGCTGCGCGAGATCGGCCGTCCGGAGCGCATCCCCGAATATATCGCCCGCGCCAAGGACAAGAACGATCCGTTCCGCCTGATGGGCTTCGGTCACCGCGTCTACAAGAACTACGATCCGCGCGCGACCGTGATGCAGAAGACCGTGCGCGAAGTGTTCGACGCGCTGAAGGTCAACGATCCGGTGTTCGACGTGGCGCTCCAGCTCGAAGAGATGGCGCTCAACGATCCGTACTTCATCGAGAAGAAGCTGTTCCCGAACGTCGACTTCTATTCGGGCGTCATCCTCTCGGCGATCGGCTTCCCGACCACGATGTTCACCGCGCTGTTCGCGCTGGCCCGCACCGTGGGCTGGGTCGCGCAGTGGAACGAGATGATCTCGGATCCCGAGCAGAAGATCGGCCGCCCGCGCCAGCTCTACACGGGTCCGGTGCAGCGCGATTACGTGCCGGTCGGCAAGCGCTAA
- a CDS encoding ComEC/Rec2 family competence protein, with protein sequence MGAGAAFRQCAAAIEHWLEAERAQLPLWLPVALGGGIAGWFLLPDAARWTGFLLAAAAVALLGLALPGRLGRSLLLGGLALALGCALIWWRAERVAAPVLARPAVVAMTGRVVRVEPLPARDLVRVTLLPGRSDLPPRIRVNLATKDVPVGVAKGAVLALRARLMPPAEPAVPGGYDFARAAWFAGLGATGKGFAPVTVMKPAEAAGADLRASLSAHIQSRLEGSAGGIASALATGDQGAITNDDVQAMQRSGLAHLLSVSGLHVTAVTAAAMLLVLKLLALSPTLALRWRLPLVAAGAGALAAIGYTWLTGAEVPTIRSCVAALMVLLALSLGREAITLRLVAAGAVIVLLCWPEALAGPSFQLSFAAVTAIVAVHESPRIKRWFGKRDEGLPAKLARELGSLLLTGVLVEAALAPIALYHFHQSGIYGALANIVAIPLTTFVIMPLEALALLFDLVGLGGPFWWLTDQALHLLLWLARTTAGAPGSVAALPGMPGGAYALMVVGGLWLALWRTGARWAGGVPLAIGMAWALLTPAPDLIVTGDGRHLAIRMPEGGFALLRDRAGDYTRDMLAESAGTEEDLAALDEEPGARCSADLCLIEHRAGDRVWRVAATRSGYPLPWAEFTALCRSVDVMISDRRLPAGCSPRWLKLDKPALAKTGGVAIAFAGARVTTVRGPGHHPWRDPPKVQPPYQPEQPDPHVRTRNRWPSARGGGFLSP encoded by the coding sequence ATGGGGGCAGGGGCGGCCTTTCGCCAGTGTGCGGCGGCGATCGAGCACTGGCTCGAGGCCGAGCGCGCGCAGCTCCCCTTATGGCTGCCCGTCGCGCTGGGCGGCGGGATCGCGGGCTGGTTCCTGCTGCCCGATGCCGCGCGCTGGACCGGCTTCCTGCTCGCCGCCGCCGCGGTGGCGCTGCTCGGGCTCGCGCTGCCGGGGCGGTTGGGGCGGTCGCTGCTGCTCGGCGGGCTGGCGCTGGCACTGGGCTGTGCGCTGATCTGGTGGCGCGCCGAGCGAGTCGCGGCGCCGGTACTGGCGCGCCCGGCGGTGGTGGCGATGACCGGCAGGGTGGTGCGAGTCGAGCCGCTGCCGGCGCGCGACCTGGTGCGGGTCACGCTCCTGCCAGGGCGCAGCGACCTGCCGCCGCGGATACGCGTCAATCTTGCCACCAAGGACGTGCCGGTGGGTGTTGCGAAGGGAGCCGTTCTGGCGTTGCGGGCGCGACTGATGCCGCCGGCCGAGCCTGCGGTGCCGGGCGGATACGACTTTGCCCGCGCCGCCTGGTTCGCCGGGCTGGGCGCGACGGGCAAGGGCTTCGCGCCGGTGACCGTGATGAAGCCGGCGGAAGCGGCGGGCGCGGACCTGCGCGCGTCGCTCTCCGCGCATATCCAGTCGCGACTCGAAGGCAGCGCCGGCGGCATCGCCTCTGCGCTCGCAACCGGCGACCAGGGTGCGATCACCAATGACGATGTCCAGGCGATGCAGCGTTCGGGCCTCGCGCATTTGCTCTCGGTGAGCGGCCTGCACGTCACCGCGGTGACTGCCGCGGCGATGCTGCTCGTGCTCAAGCTGCTCGCGCTGAGCCCCACGCTGGCGCTGCGCTGGCGGTTGCCGCTGGTCGCGGCGGGCGCGGGTGCGCTGGCGGCGATCGGCTATACCTGGCTTACCGGCGCCGAGGTGCCGACGATCCGCTCCTGCGTCGCCGCGCTGATGGTGCTGCTCGCGCTGAGCCTGGGGCGCGAGGCGATCACCCTGCGGCTGGTCGCTGCGGGTGCGGTGATCGTGCTGCTGTGCTGGCCCGAGGCGCTGGCCGGCCCGAGCTTCCAGCTGAGCTTCGCCGCGGTGACGGCAATCGTCGCGGTGCATGAGAGCCCGCGGATCAAGCGCTGGTTCGGCAAGCGCGACGAGGGCTTGCCCGCCAAGCTGGCGCGCGAACTGGGCTCTTTGCTGCTCACCGGCGTGCTGGTCGAGGCGGCGCTGGCACCGATCGCGCTCTATCACTTCCACCAGTCCGGCATTTACGGCGCGCTCGCCAATATCGTCGCGATCCCGCTGACGACCTTCGTGATCATGCCGCTCGAGGCGCTGGCGCTGCTGTTCGACCTGGTCGGGCTGGGCGGGCCGTTCTGGTGGCTGACCGACCAGGCGCTCCACCTGCTGCTCTGGCTGGCGCGGACTACCGCCGGGGCGCCCGGTTCCGTCGCGGCGTTGCCGGGGATGCCGGGCGGCGCCTATGCGCTGATGGTCGTCGGCGGATTGTGGCTCGCGCTGTGGCGGACCGGCGCGCGCTGGGCAGGCGGCGTGCCGCTCGCGATCGGCATGGCCTGGGCGCTGCTGACCCCGGCGCCCGACCTGATCGTCACCGGCGATGGCCGTCACCTCGCGATCCGCATGCCTGAGGGCGGCTTCGCGCTGCTCCGCGACCGGGCGGGGGACTATACCCGCGACATGCTGGCCGAGAGCGCGGGCACCGAGGAGGATCTTGCTGCGCTGGACGAAGAGCCTGGGGCGCGGTGCAGCGCCGACCTTTGCCTGATCGAGCACCGCGCTGGCGACCGCGTCTGGCGGGTGGCGGCGACGCGCAGCGGCTATCCGCTGCCCTGGGCCGAGTTCACTGCGCTGTGCCGCAGCGTCGACGTGATGATAAGCGACCGGCGCCTGCCGGCGGGCTGTTCGCCGCGCTGGCTCAAGCTCGACAAGCCGGCGCTGGCGAAGACGGGCGGGGTGGCGATCGCCTTTGCCGGCGCGCGCGTCACCACCGTCCGCGGGCCGGGGCACCATCCATGGCGCGACCCGCCCAAGGTGCAGCCGCCCTATCAACCGGAACAACCCGATCCGCATGTCCGGACACGAAATCGCTGGCCTTCGGCGCGGGGTGGCGGTTTTCTTTCGCCATGA